The proteins below are encoded in one region of Dasypus novemcinctus isolate mDasNov1 chromosome 13, mDasNov1.1.hap2, whole genome shotgun sequence:
- the CRNN gene encoding LOW QUALITY PROTEIN: cornulin (The sequence of the model RefSeq protein was modified relative to this genomic sequence to represent the inferred CDS: substituted 1 base at 1 genomic stop codon), giving the protein MPHLLRNIKGIIEVFGRYTRTEGDCTALTRGELKRLLEHEFADVLVNPHDPATVDEVLRLLDEDDSEMVEFKEYLVLVFKVAQACFKTLSESPEGVCGSQESRSGHTGASQDLEGQRSHTKVGRAGKEQEREGRSHGQSEQSSGVQAETDTQTEGHDSSSAQVSSCDRQSKCHSQERESQKTQERGHAGQSQAAREDKSHQTREKRSETRERDSAHQTSETMTRTITLIQTGATQTLGQGRSHQTGNTNTQPWEPTSGQTRGTETQSQGRGQTSQMVTGGHIQTQPGSPFQTVEQDRSQSSQVVTGGHVQTQAGSNTQDRSTQPWKPTCGHTRGTETQGQGRGHISQMVTGGHVQTQTGATQTLDQDRDYHTRSTKPWGSTCGQRGTETQGQGRSQTSQVLTGGHVQAGSQSQMHSQTMEQDRGHQAGSTQPWESTCGQTRETETQGQGRSQTSQVATGGHVQTQGTSQNQMHTQHMEQDRSQMASHTGTREQGQAQTQSGSGQRWTQVSNYEAGESVLGGQDQTGASTLTKRQDWNNTHPXCNVTGGQGERGLHPREATVVGQEWVDDHTGETVTHRQDQDSWHPSAPSAQGQDTAQPEGKQGITARGLHSCFKGNKA; this is encoded by the exons ATGCCTCATTTACTGCGAAACATTAAAGGCATTATCGAAGTCTTCGGGCGCTACACCAGGACAGAGGGCGACTGCACAGCACTGACCCGCGGGGAGCTGAAAAGGCTCCTGGAGCACGAGTTTGCGGATGTCCTCGTG AATCCGCACGATCCAGCCACTGTGGATGAAGTCCTGCGCCTGCTGGATGAAGATGACTCAGAGATGGTAGAATTCAAGGAATACCTGGTCTTAGTGTTTAAAGTTGCCCAGGCCTGTTTCAAGACACTGAGCGAGAGTCCTGAGGGAGTTTGTGGGTCTCAAGAGTCCAGAAGTGGCCACACTGGGGCCTCGCAAGATCTGGAAGGACAAAGAAGCCACACCAAAGTGGGAAGAGCTGGGAAAGAACAGGAGCGAGAAGGGCGCAGCCATGGACAGAGTGAGCAGTCTTCCGGGGTGCAGGCTGAGACTGACACTCAGACCGAGGGCCACGACAGTAGCTCTGCTCAGGTCAGTAGCTGTGACAGGCAGTCCAAGTGCCACAGCCAGGAGCGAGAGAGCCAGAAGACACAAGAGAGGGGGCATGCAGGGCAGAGCCAGGCAGCAAGAGAAGACAAGAGTCACCAGACCAGAGAGAAGAGGTCAGAGACCAGGGAACGGGACAGTGCTCACCAGACAAGTGAGACCATGACTAGAACCATAACTCTGATCCAGACAGGTGCCACCCAAACCCTGGGTCAGGGCAGGAGCCATCAGACAGGAAACACCAA CACCCAACCATGGGAGCCCACCAGTGGCCAGACCAGAGGAACTGAGACCCAAAGTCAAGGCAGGGGTCAGACAAGTCAAATGGTAACAGGTGGACATATTCAGACACAGCCAGGGTCACCATTCCAGACCGTGGAGCAGGACAGAAGCCAGTCAAGCCAAGTAGTAACAGGTGGACATGTTCAGACACAGGCAGGGTCAAACACTCAGGACAGGAGCACCCAGCCATGGAAGCCCACCTGTGGCCACACCAGAGGGACTGAGACCCAAGGTCAAGGCAGGGGCCACATAAGTCAAATGGTAACAGGTGGACACGTTCAGACCCAG ACAGGTGCCACCCAAACCCTGGATCAGGACAGGGACTATCATACACGAAGCACCAAGCCATGGGGGTCCACCTGTGGCCAAAGAGGGACTGAGACCCAAGGTCAAGGCAGGAGCCAGACAAGCCAGGTACTTACAGGAGGTCATGTTCAGGCAGGTTCACAATCCCAGATGCACTCCCAGACCATGGAGCAGGACAGGGGCCATCAGGCAGGAAGCACCCAGCCATGGGAGTCCACCTGTGGCCAGACCAGAGAGACTGAGACCCAAGGTCAAGGCAGGAGCCAGACGAGCCAGGTAGCAACAGGAGGACATGTTCAGACACAAGGAACATCACAAAATCAGATGCACACCCAGCACATGGAGCAGGACAGAAGCCAGATGGCAAGTCATACAGGGACTAGAGAACAGGGACAGGCCCAGACACAGTCAGGCAGTGGTCAAAGATGGACACAAGTGAGCAACTATGAGGCAGGAGAGTCAGTTCTGGGAGGACAGGACCAGACTGGGGCAAGCACTCTGACAAAAAGGCAGGATTGGAACAACACTCACCCATGATGCAATGTGacaggagggcagggagagagaggactccatCCCAGAGAGGCCACTGTGGTCGGGCAGGAGTGGGTGGATGACCACACAGGGGAGACAGTGACCCACAGGCAGGACCAGGACAGCTGGCATCCCAGCGCTCCTTCAGCACAGGGCCAGGACACAGCCCAGCCTGAAGGAAAGCAAGGCATCACAGCTCGGGGGCTGCATTCCTGCTTCAAAGGCAACAAGGCATGA